The genomic segment CGGGGGGATCATTGCCGCCGCCTGGGCGGTGGGGCACCTGGGGGGATGGCGGGCGGTCGAGGTGCTGCTGTTCGCGCTGGCGGGGGTGGTGGGAGGCCGACATTTTGTCCGGGAGGGCATCTCCGCCCTCTGGCGCGAGCGGGTGGTGGGAATTGACATCCTCATGGCCGCCGCCGCCCTCGGGGCGGCCGCTCTGGGCCTGTGGGACGAAGCCGCACTGCTGGTCTTCCTCTATGCCGGCGCCGAGGCCCTGGAGGAGTTCGCCTACGCCCGTACCCGCTCGGCCATCCGGAGCCTGCTGGCGCTGGCTCCCCAGCAGGCCCGGGTCCTGCGCGACGGGCAGGAGGTGGTGGTGCCGGCGGCCGACCTGCGGCCCGGCGACCGGTTCGTGGTGCGGCCGGGGGAGGCGATTCCCACCGACGGGGTCGTCCGCGAAGGGGTCAGCGCCGTCGACGAGGCGCCGGTGACGGGGGAGTCCCTGCCCGTGGACAAGGGGCCCGGGGATCCGGTGTACGCGGGGACCGTGAACCGCCACGGCGCGCTGGTCGTCGAAGCGACGGCGGCGTTCGCCGACAACACCCTCTCCCGCATCATCCACCTGGTGGAGGAGGCCCAGGAGCGCAAGGGCCGGCTGCAGTCGCTGATCGAGCGGTTCGGCCGGCGCTACTCGCCGGCGGTGCTGGCCGCCGCCGCGGCCCTGGCGGTGGTGCCGCCGGCGTTCGGGCAGCCCTGGCTGCCCTGGGCCCTGCGGGCCGTGGTGTTGCTGGTGGCGGCCGCCCCCTGCGCCCTGGTGATGTCCACGCCGGTGGCCGTCGCCGCCGGCATCGCCATCGCGGGACGGCACGGGGTCCTGGTCAAGGGCGGCGCGCACCTGGAGCAGCTGGGGCGGGTGCAGGTGGTGGCGTTCGACAAGACCGGGACCCTGACCGAAGGGACCCCCGACGTCACCGACGTCCTCCCCCTGGGGGACGCGACGCCCGGGGATGTCCTGGCGCTGGCCGCCAGCGTGGAGCGCCTGTCCGAGCACGTCATCGGGGCGGCGGTGGTGCGTCGCGCCGAAGCGGACCGCGTGCCGCTGCGGGCCGCGTCAGAGTTCCGGGCGCTGCCGGGACTGGGAGCGCAGGCCCGGGTGGACGGGATGCTGGTCTCCGTGGGCACCCTGGCCCTGGCGGCCCAGAGCGGGGCGACGGTAGACCCCGCGCTGGCCGAGGGCCTGCTCCGGGACGGCAAGACCGTGATCGCCGTGGTCCGGGACTCCACCCCGGTGGGCCTCATCGCCGTCCGCGACCGCCTGCGGGCGGAGGCCCGGGAGGCCGTGGACCGGCTGCGCCGCCTGGGCGTCCGCACGGTCATGCTCACCGGCGACAGCGAGCAGACCGCGGCCGCCATCGCCCGGGAACTGGGGATCGACCACGTGCACGCCCGCCTGCGGCCCGAGGACAAGGTGCGGATTGTTGAGCGGATGCGGGCGCGGGGCGTGGTGGTGGCGATGGTAGGCGACGGCATCAACGACGCACCGGCCCTGGCGGCCGCCAGCGTCGGCATTGCGATGGGCGTGGCGGGGACCGATGCCGCCATCGAAGCCGCCGACGTTGCCCTGATGGCCGACGACCTGCGGCAGGTGGCCTATGCCATCCGGGTGGGGCGGACGGTCCGGTGGATCAGCGCCCAGAATGTCGTCTTCTCGCTGCTGATCCTCAGCGTCCTCATCCCCGGGGCGCTTGTGGGCGCCCTGACGGTGGTGAGTGCCGTCCTGATCCACGAGATCAGCGAGCTGCTGGCGGTGGCCAACGGGTTGCGGGTGGCGCGGTGCCGGCCGGCCTGAGCCGGGCCCCGCGCGGGTGACCGGCGCACCGCACGGTTACAGGAGGCGGGCGCGCACGTCGTCGCCGGCCAGCTCCACCAGGGCGCCGGAGGTCACGCCGTCGCCCATGGTGCAGTTGACCACCAGCGTCTGATCGGCCCGGGCCATGCCGGCGGCCTCGTGCACGTGGCCGCACAGCAGCACCCGGGGGCGCAGCCGCTGCATCTGCTCCAGCACCGTGCGGGACCCGATGTGGCGGCCCGAGGGCAGGGTGTCCTGCACGCCCCACGGCGGCTCGTGGGTGACCAGGACGTCGCACGGAGACGCACAGCGAGGCCCTCCGAACGTCACGCCTCCCACCGCAACCGGCTCGATCCCGTCCAGCCGGCCCCGCTGGCGGATCCGGGAGGCGGCCCCCGGCCCGTCCATGTTGCCGGGGACGGCCAGGACCGGCACCGGGAGGTCGAACAGCTCCAGGACGTCCTCTCCCCGCCCGGCGTGGGTGAGGTCTCCCGGCAGGACGACGACGTCGGGCCGGTGCTCGTCCACCAGCGCCCGGACGCGCTCCATCCGGTCTCGATGCCCGTGCAGGTCGGCGCACGCCAGGATGCGCATCCTCTTTTTCTAGTGTACAGCCTCCGCCGCCCTACAACCGCCGCACGTACAGGCCGGTGGGGTTCGTGCCCAGCGCCACCCGCATCACCACCCGGCCGGTGGCCAGGTCCAGCACGGCCAGCGTCCCCTCCCGGGAGACGGTGGCATAGGCATACGTTCCTGCCGGGTGGACGCCCACCTTGTCAGGGGAGGTGCCCACCCGGGCCCGCCAGACCTCGCGGAAGGTGCGGGTGTCGTGGGCCAGGACGATGACGTCGGCCGCGTGGCCGGTGATGTGCACGGCGCCGTCGGGGCTGAAGGTGCCCACGATGGGCGTGCGGCCGGTGGGAATTCTGCGGATCACGTCCAGGGTCCGGGCATTGAGGACGGTGATGCTGTTTCCCGTGCGCTCCTGCACCCACACCTGACGGCCATCGGGGGAGGTGGTGAGCATGAAGGGGCGGGTGCCCTCAAAGGCGCGGCGGGCCACCACCTGCAGGGTAGCCGGGTCGACGGCAAGCACCGCATTGCCGGTGTCGGTGGGCACCAGGACCCGCTCCAGCGGCCCGCGGGCGGCGTCCACGTCACAGGCCACACCCCCGTCCACCGGCAGGGGCGCGGTCTGCAGCAGGCTGGCCGTGCGCGCATCCAGGACCGCCAGTTCGCCCGATGCGTGCTTGCTGACGAACACCCGCCCGTCCCGGGTCGGCTTGCCGATGTACAGGGTGGTGCGGTCCGTGCCCAGGGGCACCCGGCGGGCGATCTGCAGCGTGGTCACGTCCAGCAGCACCACCTCCAC from the Armatimonadota bacterium genome contains:
- a CDS encoding heavy metal translocating P-type ATPase encodes the protein GGIIAAAWAVGHLGGWRAVEVLLFALAGVVGGRHFVREGISALWRERVVGIDILMAAAALGAAALGLWDEAALLVFLYAGAEALEEFAYARTRSAIRSLLALAPQQARVLRDGQEVVVPAADLRPGDRFVVRPGEAIPTDGVVREGVSAVDEAPVTGESLPVDKGPGDPVYAGTVNRHGALVVEATAAFADNTLSRIIHLVEEAQERKGRLQSLIERFGRRYSPAVLAAAAALAVVPPAFGQPWLPWALRAVVLLVAAAPCALVMSTPVAVAAGIAIAGRHGVLVKGGAHLEQLGRVQVVAFDKTGTLTEGTPDVTDVLPLGDATPGDVLALAASVERLSEHVIGAAVVRRAEADRVPLRAASEFRALPGLGAQARVDGMLVSVGTLALAAQSGATVDPALAEGLLRDGKTVIAVVRDSTPVGLIAVRDRLRAEAREAVDRLRRLGVRTVMLTGDSEQTAAAIARELGIDHVHARLRPEDKVRIVERMRARGVVVAMVGDGINDAPALAAASVGIAMGVAGTDAAIEAADVALMADDLRQVAYAIRVGRTVRWISAQNVVFSLLILSVLIPGALVGALTVVSAVLIHEISELLAVANGLRVARCRPA
- a CDS encoding metallophosphoesterase family protein; this encodes MRILACADLHGHRDRMERVRALVDEHRPDVVVLPGDLTHAGRGEDVLELFDLPVPVLAVPGNMDGPGAASRIRQRGRLDGIEPVAVGGVTFGGPRCASPCDVLVTHEPPWGVQDTLPSGRHIGSRTVLEQMQRLRPRVLLCGHVHEAAGMARADQTLVVNCTMGDGVTSGALVELAGDDVRARLL
- a CDS encoding YncE family protein, with the translated sequence MRLRAWITALAAALAVAAAAPAAVGRPRAQIFVLSNSAPHVVVVDGQTHQVVRTADLPEGGAWAWAWNDDNNYFDGTHLWLGRRFPATDEVEVVLLDVTTLQIARRVPLGTDRTTLYIGKPTRDGRVFVSKHASGELAVLDARTASLLQTAPLPVDGGVACDVDAARGPLERVLVPTDTGNAVLAVDPATLQVVARRAFEGTRPFMLTTSPDGRQVWVQERTGNSITVLNARTLDVIRRIPTGRTPIVGTFSPDGAVHITGHAADVIVLAHDTRTFREVWRARVGTSPDKVGVHPAGTYAYATVSREGTLAVLDLATGRVVMRVALGTNPTGLYVRRL